One Nonomuraea angiospora DNA segment encodes these proteins:
- a CDS encoding S8 family peptidase, with the protein MRRVASGLTALATVVAMAACSPVTSQDPRRAAIPQGPEYLVFYTQGGQRQAQEAVERAGGATLANDAKLGYLTATGGGGRFVENVGSDGSVVGVSPDRSIGFAEPDAARAARRTGGAKGQAAAFPDAGALTRSGSGEPLAGRQWDMRMIGADRANAKAPGSKQVLVGVIDTGVDGKHPDIAPNFNRELSRNFVTDKPKDEAGETLDGPCEVSSCKDPVDEDDDGHGTHVASTIAAPINGIGIAGVAPGVQIVNIRAGQDSGFFFLKPSLDALTYAGDIGVDVVNMSYYVDPWLFNCTNNKADSRKEQLEQAGIITGMQRALDYARQRGVTLISALGNGSTDLGHPKVDKESPGYPVGEKKDRQVDNSCVNVPAESAGVISVAGLGPSGRKAIYSDYGVEQADVSAPGGDALDGKGAKATRSILGAAPEHVLRAAGRIDAKGEPKGADVVKDCKGATCAYYQYLDGTSMAAPHATGVAAILISRFGKPGKGGLELAPATVEDLLYKTATPKACPAPREYVYKAYGQDITQVCEGDEADNGFFGHGVVDAWKAATVEP; encoded by the coding sequence ATGCGGCGAGTCGCCTCTGGCTTGACGGCGCTGGCCACGGTGGTCGCGATGGCCGCCTGCTCGCCTGTCACATCGCAGGACCCCCGCCGCGCCGCCATCCCCCAAGGCCCCGAATACCTCGTCTTCTACACCCAGGGCGGGCAGCGCCAGGCGCAGGAGGCCGTCGAACGCGCCGGCGGCGCCACGCTCGCGAACGACGCCAAGCTCGGCTACCTGACGGCCACGGGCGGCGGCGGCAGGTTCGTCGAGAACGTGGGCTCCGACGGGTCCGTCGTCGGGGTGTCCCCGGACCGCAGCATCGGCTTCGCCGAACCCGATGCCGCCCGCGCCGCCCGCCGTACCGGAGGAGCCAAGGGCCAGGCGGCGGCCTTCCCCGACGCGGGAGCGCTCACCAGGAGCGGCTCGGGAGAGCCGCTCGCCGGCCGCCAGTGGGACATGCGGATGATCGGCGCCGACCGCGCCAACGCCAAGGCGCCCGGCAGCAAGCAGGTGCTGGTCGGCGTCATCGACACCGGCGTGGACGGCAAGCACCCCGACATCGCCCCCAACTTCAACCGCGAGCTCAGCCGCAACTTCGTCACCGACAAGCCCAAGGACGAGGCCGGCGAGACGCTCGACGGCCCCTGCGAGGTCAGCAGCTGCAAGGACCCCGTGGACGAGGACGACGACGGCCACGGCACCCACGTGGCCAGCACGATCGCCGCCCCGATCAACGGCATCGGCATCGCCGGCGTAGCCCCCGGCGTCCAGATCGTGAACATCAGGGCCGGCCAGGACTCCGGCTTCTTCTTCCTCAAGCCCAGCCTCGACGCGCTCACCTACGCCGGCGACATCGGCGTGGACGTCGTGAACATGAGCTACTACGTCGACCCCTGGCTGTTCAACTGCACGAACAACAAGGCCGACTCCAGGAAGGAACAGCTCGAACAGGCGGGCATCATCACCGGCATGCAGCGGGCGCTCGACTACGCCCGCCAGCGCGGCGTCACCCTCATCTCCGCCCTCGGCAACGGCTCCACCGACCTCGGCCACCCCAAGGTCGACAAGGAGAGCCCCGGCTACCCGGTCGGCGAGAAGAAGGACCGCCAGGTCGACAACTCCTGCGTCAACGTGCCCGCCGAGTCCGCCGGCGTCATCTCCGTCGCCGGGCTCGGCCCCTCCGGCCGCAAGGCGATCTACAGCGACTACGGCGTCGAGCAGGCCGACGTGTCCGCGCCCGGCGGCGACGCGCTGGACGGCAAGGGCGCCAAGGCCACCCGCTCGATCCTGGGCGCCGCGCCCGAGCACGTGCTGCGGGCCGCCGGGCGGATCGACGCGAAGGGCGAGCCCAAGGGCGCCGACGTCGTCAAGGACTGCAAGGGCGCCACCTGCGCCTACTACCAGTACCTCGACGGCACCTCCATGGCCGCCCCCCACGCCACGGGAGTCGCCGCCATCCTCATCAGCCGCTTCGGCAAACCCGGCAAGGGCGGCCTCGAACTCGCCCCGGCCACCGTCGAGGACCTGCTCTACAAGACCGCCACCCCCAAGGCCTGCCCCGCGCCCCGCGAGTACGTGTACAAGGCCTACGGCCAGGACATCACCCAGGTCTGCGAGGGGGACGAGGCGGACAACGGCTTCTTCGGGCACGGTGTCGTGGACGCATGGAAAGCGGCTACCGTCGAACCATGA
- a CDS encoding DUF2784 domain-containing protein, with amino-acid sequence MMYRIIADAAMVVHFAFLAYLAVGGFLAWRWRRTIWAHLAVVGWGLLSIATGVECPLTVLEDWGRRNAGLAELPRGGFIDNYIEGVIYPEQYTNLVRLGVAVLVLFSYVGYVLRRQ; translated from the coding sequence ATGATGTATCGCATCATCGCGGACGCCGCGATGGTGGTGCACTTCGCGTTCCTGGCCTACCTGGCCGTGGGCGGGTTCCTCGCGTGGCGCTGGCGGCGTACGATCTGGGCGCACCTGGCCGTGGTCGGCTGGGGCCTGCTGTCGATCGCGACCGGCGTCGAGTGCCCGCTCACCGTGCTCGAGGACTGGGGACGCCGCAACGCGGGGCTGGCCGAACTGCCCCGCGGCGGATTCATCGACAACTACATCGAGGGCGTCATCTACCCGGAGCAGTACACGAACTTGGTGCGTCTGGGGGTCGCCGTTCTCGTTCTGTTCTCTTACGTAGGCTACGTTCTGCGTCGTCAGTGA
- the pyk gene encoding pyruvate kinase, protein MTRRAKIVCTLGPATSSKERLRELIAAGMDVARFNLSHGNHDMHREVYDRVREVAADLGRGVGVLADLQGPKIRVGTFEEGPVRLGFGDVFTITTEDVPGDREQVSTTYKGLPKDVRPGDTILVDDGRLVLEATRVDEERITTRVVIGGMISDNKGLNLPGVNVSAPALTDKDEADLRWALRTGFDMIALSFVRRPSDADVVRNIMEQEAVRLPLIAKIEKPQAVDRLPEIVDAFDGIMVARGDLGVELPLEQVPIVQRRIIELCREKAHPVIVATQMLDSMMNAPRPTRAEASDVAYAVMDGADAVMLSGETSVGNYPIESVSTMDRIACAAEETSLHATHKLERMPETTGGAIARAAAEVGAVVGAKALVAFTMSGETARRLARYRSPIPLLAFTSSPHVRGQLSVTWGVETFHVPFVHHTDDMVRQVEASLLSSGRLEKGDKVVIVAGSPPGTPGSTNALRVHTIGSAVSHAH, encoded by the coding sequence GTGACTCGTCGCGCGAAAATCGTCTGCACCCTAGGCCCCGCCACCTCCTCCAAAGAACGCCTCCGCGAGCTGATCGCCGCAGGCATGGACGTGGCACGGTTCAACCTCAGCCATGGCAATCATGACATGCACAGAGAGGTCTACGACCGGGTCAGGGAGGTGGCGGCCGACCTCGGCCGCGGTGTAGGCGTGCTCGCCGACCTGCAGGGCCCCAAGATCCGTGTCGGCACGTTCGAGGAGGGCCCCGTCAGGCTGGGCTTCGGCGACGTCTTCACCATCACCACCGAAGACGTCCCGGGCGACCGCGAGCAGGTCTCCACCACCTACAAGGGGCTGCCGAAGGACGTGCGCCCCGGTGACACGATCCTCGTCGACGACGGCCGCCTCGTGCTCGAGGCCACCCGCGTCGATGAGGAGCGCATCACCACCCGTGTCGTCATCGGCGGCATGATCTCCGACAACAAGGGCCTCAACCTGCCCGGCGTCAACGTCAGCGCCCCCGCCCTGACCGACAAGGACGAGGCCGACCTGCGCTGGGCGCTGCGCACCGGCTTCGACATGATCGCCCTGTCCTTCGTCCGCCGCCCGTCCGACGCCGACGTGGTGCGCAACATCATGGAGCAGGAGGCCGTACGCCTGCCGCTGATCGCCAAGATCGAGAAGCCGCAGGCCGTCGACCGCCTCCCCGAGATCGTCGACGCCTTCGACGGCATCATGGTCGCCCGCGGCGACCTGGGCGTCGAGCTGCCGCTGGAGCAGGTGCCGATCGTCCAGCGGCGCATCATCGAGCTGTGCCGCGAGAAGGCCCACCCGGTCATCGTGGCCACCCAGATGCTCGACTCGATGATGAACGCCCCCCGGCCCACCCGCGCCGAGGCCTCCGACGTGGCCTACGCGGTCATGGACGGCGCCGACGCGGTCATGCTGTCGGGCGAGACGTCGGTCGGCAACTACCCGATCGAGTCCGTCTCCACGATGGACCGCATCGCCTGCGCCGCCGAGGAGACGTCCCTGCACGCCACCCACAAGCTGGAGCGCATGCCGGAGACCACCGGCGGCGCCATCGCGCGGGCGGCGGCCGAGGTGGGGGCCGTGGTCGGGGCCAAGGCCCTGGTGGCGTTCACGATGTCGGGGGAGACGGCGCGCCGCCTGGCCCGCTACCGCTCGCCGATCCCGCTGCTGGCCTTCACCTCGTCGCCGCACGTGCGGGGGCAGCTGTCGGTGACGTGGGGGGTGGAGACGTTCCACGTGCCGTTCGTGCACCACACCGACGACATGGTGCGGCAGGTGGAGGCTTCGCTGCTGTCGTCCGGGCGGCTGGAGAAGGGCGACAAGGTGGTCATCGTGGCCGGCTCGCCTCCCGGCACCCCGGGCTCCACCAACGCCCTGCGCGTCCACACCATCGGCTCGGCGGTCTCCCACGCGCACTGA
- the dapD gene encoding 2,3,4,5-tetrahydropyridine-2,6-dicarboxylate N-succinyltransferase, whose amino-acid sequence MTAIDPTSTGAFGVGLATIAADGTVLDTWFPAPELGDAPATGTERLSAGEAGELAELTGPDAARGVEVVAVRTGIAKLSEAPVDAHDVYLRLHLLSARLVRPHGVNLDGIFGLLANVAWTNFGPCPVPDFERTRLRLRARGAVTVYGVDKFPRMVDYVLPSGVRIADADRVRLGAHLASGTTVMHEGFVNFNAGTLGASMVEGRISAGVVVGDGSDVGGGASIMGTLSGGGKQVISIGERCLLGANAGVGISLGDDCVVEAGLYVTAGTKVALPDGTVVKAAELSGSNGVLLRRNSQSGAVEAVPRTGGGIELNAALHAN is encoded by the coding sequence GTGACTGCTATCGATCCCACCTCGACCGGCGCGTTCGGCGTCGGCCTCGCGACCATCGCCGCCGACGGCACCGTACTCGACACCTGGTTCCCCGCCCCCGAGCTGGGCGACGCGCCCGCGACGGGCACCGAGCGGCTCTCCGCCGGCGAGGCCGGTGAGCTGGCCGAGCTGACGGGTCCCGACGCGGCGCGGGGCGTGGAGGTGGTGGCGGTGCGCACCGGCATCGCCAAGCTCTCCGAGGCGCCCGTGGACGCCCACGACGTCTACCTGCGGCTGCACCTGCTGTCCGCCCGCCTTGTCAGGCCGCACGGGGTCAACCTGGACGGCATCTTCGGCCTGCTCGCCAACGTCGCGTGGACCAATTTCGGCCCGTGCCCGGTGCCGGACTTCGAGCGGACGCGCCTGCGGCTGCGGGCGAGGGGCGCGGTGACGGTGTACGGGGTGGACAAGTTCCCGCGGATGGTGGACTACGTGCTGCCTTCCGGCGTGCGGATCGCCGACGCGGACCGGGTGCGCCTGGGCGCCCACCTGGCGAGCGGCACCACGGTCATGCACGAGGGCTTCGTGAACTTCAACGCCGGCACCCTGGGCGCCTCCATGGTCGAGGGCCGTATCTCGGCCGGCGTGGTCGTCGGCGACGGCTCCGACGTGGGCGGCGGCGCCTCGATCATGGGGACGCTGTCCGGCGGCGGCAAGCAGGTCATCTCGATCGGTGAGCGCTGCCTGCTCGGCGCCAACGCGGGCGTCGGCATCTCGCTGGGGGACGACTGCGTGGTGGAGGCCGGTCTGTACGTGACGGCGGGCACGAAGGTCGCGCTCCCGGACGGCACGGTGGTGAAGGCCGCCGAGCTGTCGGGCTCGAACGGGGTCCTGCTGCGCCGCAACTCGCAGTCGGGCGCGGTGGAGGCGGTGCCGCGCACGGGGGGCGGCATCGAGCTGAACGCCGCCCTGCACGCCAACTGA
- a CDS encoding pyridoxamine 5'-phosphate oxidase family protein: protein MPLSVAAREAFLAEPHIASLAVETGDGRAPLIVPVWYDYVPGGEIRFLTDGGSRKAKLIAKATRFSMLVQRVSPTYRYVSVEGPVVRSGPTTLEDLTRISCRYLPPDAVEGYVQGSDLHVLMTFRMRPEHWLSADLGALG, encoded by the coding sequence ATGCCGTTGAGTGTGGCGGCGAGGGAGGCGTTCCTGGCGGAGCCGCACATCGCGAGCCTGGCGGTGGAGACGGGTGACGGGCGCGCCCCGCTGATCGTGCCCGTCTGGTACGACTACGTCCCCGGCGGCGAGATCCGCTTCCTGACGGACGGCGGCTCGCGCAAGGCCAAGCTGATCGCGAAGGCGACCAGGTTCTCGATGCTGGTGCAGCGGGTCAGCCCGACCTACCGGTACGTGTCCGTCGAAGGGCCCGTCGTGCGCTCCGGCCCCACGACGCTGGAGGACCTGACGCGCATCTCCTGCCGCTACCTGCCGCCCGACGCGGTGGAGGGTTACGTGCAGGGCTCGGACCTGCACGTGCTCATGACGTTCCGGATGCGACCCGAGCATTGGCTCTCCGCAGACCTGGGCGCCCTCGGCTGA
- a CDS encoding LysR family transcriptional regulator codes for METRELAYFAAVAEELHFGRAAERLGMAQPPLSRAIQKLERRLGVTLFDRSGRRIALTPAGEVLATEAAKVLDAVAAATVRTQRAGRAVPRLVVAMKAGGDGGLLSEILAAYRDLPDAVEVDLVLCAVTERARMLRDGTADVAFLHSPYEDLTGFDSEPLREEGSVAIVRPGHRLAARSSVRLAELEDDPTPCWPGRHSDLHDPSMLMQLVALGRLIAVVPESVRDQLRRDLVCVPVLDGPPTTVVLAWPEGARSRALAAFVRTATTVAARHCSAANGDHLGKGAIEELSGSLPPGIAVSRSMQTGVGRHAVECGGEGGVPGGAAHREPGGGDG; via the coding sequence ATGGAAACGCGCGAGCTGGCCTATTTCGCCGCCGTCGCGGAGGAGCTGCACTTCGGGCGGGCCGCCGAGCGGCTGGGCATGGCGCAGCCGCCGCTGTCGAGGGCGATCCAGAAGCTGGAGCGGCGGCTCGGGGTGACGTTGTTCGACCGGTCGGGGCGGCGGATCGCGCTGACTCCGGCGGGTGAGGTGCTGGCCACGGAGGCGGCCAAGGTCCTGGACGCGGTGGCCGCCGCGACGGTGCGCACGCAGCGGGCGGGGCGCGCCGTGCCCCGGCTGGTGGTGGCGATGAAGGCGGGCGGCGACGGCGGTCTGCTGTCGGAGATCCTCGCCGCCTATCGCGACCTGCCGGACGCCGTCGAGGTGGACCTGGTCCTGTGCGCGGTGACGGAGCGGGCGCGGATGCTGCGTGACGGCACGGCCGACGTGGCGTTCCTGCACAGCCCGTACGAGGATCTGACGGGTTTCGACAGCGAGCCGCTCAGGGAGGAGGGCAGCGTGGCGATCGTGCGGCCCGGGCACCGGCTGGCGGCGCGGTCCTCCGTGCGCCTGGCCGAGCTGGAGGACGATCCGACGCCGTGCTGGCCGGGCCGGCATTCCGACCTGCACGATCCCTCCATGCTGATGCAGTTGGTGGCGTTGGGGCGGTTGATCGCGGTGGTCCCGGAGTCGGTGCGGGATCAGCTGCGGCGGGATCTGGTGTGCGTGCCGGTGCTCGACGGCCCGCCGACGACGGTGGTGCTGGCCTGGCCGGAGGGGGCGCGGTCGCGGGCGCTGGCGGCGTTCGTCCGCACGGCGACGACGGTCGCGGCCCGGCACTGCTCCGCCGCGAACGGGGATCACCTGGGCAAAGGCGCGATTGAGGAGCTTTCGGGATCGCTCCCACCGGGAATAGCCGTCTCACGATCGATGCAGACGGGGGTGGGGCGGCATGCCGTTGAGTGTGGCGGCGAGGGAGGCGTTCCTGGCGGAGCCGCACATCGCGAGCCTGGCGGTGGAGACGGGTGA
- a CDS encoding SDR family oxidoreductase produces MTDMTDMTNKTTALVTGANKGIGYEVAAGLARTGMTVLLGSRDRARGQEAAARLRAEGGDVRPVVLDVTDPATIDAAAATLTRLDVLVNNAGIAGPMGDPPSAMSPRTLREVFETNVVGVLMVTNAMLPLLRRSPAARIVNVSSGVGSLAHHTDPAHYMSALPPSATYPVSKTALNSLTVQYAKELREDGILVNAAAPGACATDLTKDLPYQVTRTAADGAAVIIRLATLGPDGPTGGFYDDAGIVPW; encoded by the coding sequence ATGACCGACATGACCGACATGACGAACAAGACCACGGCCCTGGTGACCGGGGCGAACAAAGGCATCGGATACGAGGTCGCCGCGGGACTCGCGCGCACCGGCATGACCGTGCTGCTCGGCTCCCGCGACCGGGCCCGCGGGCAGGAGGCCGCCGCCCGCCTGCGCGCCGAGGGCGGCGACGTGCGCCCCGTCGTGCTGGACGTCACCGACCCGGCCACGATCGACGCCGCCGCCGCCACGCTGACCCGCCTCGACGTGCTGGTCAACAACGCCGGCATCGCGGGCCCCATGGGCGACCCGCCCAGCGCCATGTCCCCGCGGACCCTCCGGGAGGTGTTCGAGACGAACGTCGTCGGCGTCCTCATGGTCACCAACGCCATGCTCCCCCTGCTCAGACGCTCACCGGCGGCCCGCATCGTGAACGTCTCCAGCGGCGTCGGCTCCCTCGCCCACCACACCGACCCCGCCCACTACATGTCGGCCCTGCCGCCCTCGGCCACCTATCCCGTGTCCAAGACCGCGCTCAACTCCCTGACCGTCCAGTACGCCAAGGAACTGCGCGAGGACGGCATCCTCGTCAACGCCGCCGCCCCCGGCGCCTGCGCCACCGACCTCACCAAGGACCTGCCCTACCAGGTCACGCGCACCGCCGCGGACGGGGCCGCCGTCATCATCCGGCTGGCCACCCTCGGCCCCGACGGCCCGACCGGCGGCTTCTACGACGACGCCGGGATCGTGCCCTGGTGA
- a CDS encoding helix-turn-helix domain-containing protein translates to MHALAIRDEALRLLASGLSLSETSRQTGVSLNTIRRWRAGPAADSPVTRTCVRCASRAHAPAPADSYAHLLGLYLGDGHIVACRKGVYLLSIYCDNHWPGLIEEAATTMAQVMPTSVVSRRHRNGCTEVKSLSKHWPHLFPQHGPGKKHERAIVLEPWQREIVSAHPGRFVRGLIHSDGWRGTNRVRRDLPSGVRWYEYPRYHFKNESSDILALCGEALDLLGVAWRFNNRNELSVARREAVELLDLHVGPKY, encoded by the coding sequence ATGCATGCTCTCGCCATCCGTGACGAAGCGCTCCGCCTGCTCGCCTCGGGCCTCAGCCTCAGCGAGACCAGCCGCCAGACCGGCGTCAGCCTCAACACCATCCGCCGCTGGCGCGCCGGCCCGGCGGCCGACTCCCCTGTGACCCGCACCTGTGTCCGGTGCGCATCACGTGCCCACGCCCCTGCGCCCGCCGACAGCTATGCCCACCTCCTGGGGCTCTATCTCGGCGACGGTCACATCGTGGCATGCCGCAAGGGCGTCTACCTGCTCTCCATCTACTGCGATAACCACTGGCCCGGTCTCATCGAAGAAGCAGCCACCACAATGGCCCAGGTGATGCCGACCTCAGTGGTCAGCCGCCGTCACCGCAACGGCTGCACCGAAGTCAAGAGCCTCTCCAAGCACTGGCCGCACCTGTTCCCCCAGCACGGCCCCGGCAAGAAGCATGAGCGCGCCATCGTCCTCGAGCCGTGGCAGCGGGAGATCGTCTCGGCGCATCCCGGCCGTTTCGTCAGGGGCCTCATCCACTCCGACGGCTGGCGTGGGACCAACCGGGTCCGCCGCGACCTGCCCAGCGGCGTCCGCTGGTACGAATATCCTCGCTACCACTTCAAGAACGAGTCCTCCGACATCCTCGCCCTCTGCGGCGAGGCGCTCGATCTGCTCGGCGTGGCCTGGCGGTTCAACAACCGCAACGAGCTCTCGGTCGCCCGGCGGGAGGCGGTGGAGTTACTCGATCTTCACGTCGGCCCGAAATACTGA
- a CDS encoding response regulator — MSTQRRVVIAEDEALIRLDLKEMLQEDGYVVVGEAGDGEQAIRLAAELKPDLVILDVKMPVLDGISAAERIVAERIAPCLILTAFSQRDLVERARDAGAMAYLVKPFTKADLVPAIEMAVSRHEEMVALAAEVSSLSERLETRKLVERAKGQLMTQHGWSEPQAFRWIQKASMDRRLSMREVAQIVIDDAAERG, encoded by the coding sequence GTGAGTACGCAGCGGCGAGTAGTGATCGCGGAAGACGAGGCCCTGATCCGCCTCGACCTCAAGGAGATGCTCCAGGAGGACGGCTACGTCGTCGTGGGCGAGGCCGGGGACGGTGAGCAGGCGATCCGGCTGGCCGCCGAGCTGAAGCCGGACCTCGTGATCCTGGACGTGAAGATGCCCGTGCTCGACGGCATCTCGGCGGCCGAGCGGATCGTGGCCGAGCGGATCGCGCCGTGCCTGATCCTGACCGCGTTCTCCCAGCGTGACCTGGTCGAGCGGGCCAGGGACGCGGGGGCGATGGCCTATCTGGTCAAGCCGTTCACGAAGGCGGATCTGGTGCCGGCGATCGAGATGGCGGTCAGCAGGCACGAGGAGATGGTGGCGCTGGCGGCCGAGGTGTCGAGCCTGTCGGAGCGGCTGGAGACCAGGAAGCTGGTGGAGCGGGCCAAGGGTCAGCTGATGACGCAGCACGGCTGGAGTGAGCCGCAGGCGTTCAGGTGGATCCAGAAGGCGTCGATGGATCGGCGGTTGAGCATGCGTGAGGTTGCTCAGATCGTTATAGACGACGCGGCCGAGCGGGGCTGA